In a single window of the Vitis vinifera cultivar Pinot Noir 40024 chromosome 6, ASM3070453v1 genome:
- the LOC100243349 gene encoding acyl-lipid omega-3 desaturase (cytochrome b5), endoplasmic reticulum: MAGDKENSFSGERAGSKATDGVGGRDGFDPSAPPPFRIADIRAAIPKHCWVKDPWKSMSYVLRDVVVVFGLAVAAIYSDSWLVWPLYWAAQGTMFWALFVLGHDCGHGSFSDNPKLNSIVGHLLHSWILVPYHGWRISHRTHHQNHGHVENDESWVPLPEKMYKNLDNSTRIFRFTVPFPIFAYPMYLWHRSPGKKGSHFNPNSDLFPTSERKAVLTSTLCWCMMVALLVCVSFVVGLPQVLKLYGVPYLVFVMWLDFVTYLHHHGYEQKLPWYRGKEWSYLRGGLTTVDRDYGWFNNIHHDIGTHVIHHLFPQIPHYHLIEATKAARPVLGKYYREPKKSGPIPIHLLKNLTRSIKQDHYVSDTGDVVYYQTDPHLYQFFHDKSK; this comes from the exons ATGGCTGGGG ACAAAGAGAACTCTTTCAGTGGGGAGAGGGCAGGAAGTAAAGCTACTGATGGGGTTGGTGGAAGGGATGGATTTGATCCCAGTGCGCCACCTCCTTTCCGGATTGCTGATATTCGAGCTGCGATTCCCAAGCATTGCTGGGTCAAGGATCCATGGAAGTCTATGAGTTATGTCCTCAGGGATGTTGTTGTGGTGTTTGGGTTGGCAGTGGCTGCCATTTACTCGGACAGCTGGTTGGTTTGGCCACTGTACTGGGCTGCCCAGGGGACAATGTTCTGGGCATTGTTTGTTCTTGGACATGACTG TGGCCATGGAAGCTTTTCAGACAATCCTAAGCTGAATAGTATAGTGGGGCATCTCCTGCACTCTTGGATTCTTGTTCCCTACCATGGATG GAGAATCAGCCACAGAACTCACCATCAAAACCATGGTCATgttgaaaatgatgaatcaTGGGTCCCG TTGCCTGAGAAAATGTACAAGAACTTGGACAACAGCACCCGAATTTTCAGATTTACAGTGCCTTTCCCCATCTTTGCATACCCTATGTACTTG TGGCATAGAAGCCCAGGGAAGAAGGGCTCCCACTTCAATCCTAACAGTGATCTGTTCCCAACCAGTGAAAGGAAAGCTGTGCTCACTTCAACTCTGTGTTGGTGTATGATGGTTGCTCTGCTTGTTTGCGTATCCTTTGTAGTGGGTCTTCCCCAAGTGCTTAAGCTCTATGGGGTCCCATATCTG GTTTTCGTTATGTGGCTGGACTTTGTTACTTACTTGCATCACCATGGCTATGAGCAAAAACTTCCATGGTATCGGGGCAAG GAATGGAGCTATCTACGAGGAGGGCTAACAACGGTTGATCGTGACTATGGCTGGTTTAACAACATCCACCATGACATTGGCACCCATGTTATACATCATCTCTTCCCTCAAATCCCACACTATCACTTAATAGAAGCG ACAAAGGCAGCCAGGCCAGTGCTTGGAAAGTATTACCGAGAACCCAAGAAGTCTGGGCCTATTCCAATACATTTACTCAAGAATCTAACAAGAAGCATCAAACAAGACCATTATGTTAGTGACACTGGAGATGTTGTGTACTATCAGACTGACCCTCACCTATACCAATTTTTTCATGACAAATCCAAATAA